A single region of the Saprospiraceae bacterium genome encodes:
- a CDS encoding VCBS repeat-containing protein — protein sequence MRIFYSRRFSLSALMILGLIGCLYTCSTDTVQEVKAENLTGEELSRIYCASCHLFPEPTLLPKTYWEAVLPLMANRLGVSPEKYNPYKGKSMEESFRLDTAGIFPKEPLLADTSWQKIVAYYQEHAPDSISLPEPPPGKSTSLFKPTFFELDMTLPIVTMLEVNEKDQLLYYGDANGNLFQLDQHLKPSHQLKLPSPPVDIKNSATPGELLVLNIGLLNPNDIQTGIIVKTNELDLSKRELVFTGLARPVYFESAFLDEDQEEDIIVCHFGYDMGRLSWYKNTGGKYKEHIIKDVPGASKLLLQDIDQDGDQDLIVLFAQGDEGVSIFYNTKGNFKEERLLRLPPIYGSSDMEFLDFDGDGDMDIVLANGDNGDKTYFLKPYHGVRVFLNDGQYQYTERYFFPMYGATKVRARDFDGDGDMDLVASSFFADYEDEGSKSIAYLENKGDYQFDVHYFPAAKDGRWLVMDAGDIDHDGDQDIIFGSFVQGPVAIPPKVLERWRSSKKHVLYLENTLR from the coding sequence ATGAGGATTTTTTATTCTAGAAGATTTAGTTTATCAGCCTTGATGATCCTGGGCCTGATCGGGTGTTTATATACTTGTAGCACGGATACTGTGCAGGAAGTAAAAGCAGAAAATTTGACGGGGGAGGAATTATCCAGAATATATTGCGCCAGCTGCCACTTGTTTCCCGAGCCGACGCTGTTGCCCAAAACGTACTGGGAGGCTGTACTCCCTTTGATGGCAAACAGATTAGGGGTGTCCCCCGAGAAGTACAATCCCTACAAAGGCAAATCCATGGAAGAATCCTTTCGCTTGGATACAGCCGGTATTTTCCCTAAAGAACCGCTTCTGGCAGATACCTCCTGGCAAAAAATAGTGGCTTATTACCAAGAGCATGCACCGGATAGCATATCGCTGCCGGAACCCCCTCCCGGGAAAAGTACTAGCCTTTTTAAGCCTACTTTTTTTGAATTGGATATGACCTTGCCCATCGTCACCATGCTGGAGGTGAATGAAAAAGATCAGCTCCTCTATTATGGAGATGCGAACGGCAACCTCTTCCAATTAGACCAGCACCTTAAGCCTTCCCACCAACTGAAGCTCCCCAGTCCACCGGTAGATATCAAAAACAGTGCCACCCCAGGAGAACTACTGGTGCTGAACATCGGTCTTTTGAATCCGAATGATATACAAACGGGGATAATCGTAAAGACAAATGAGCTTGACCTCTCCAAACGCGAGCTTGTTTTTACTGGCCTGGCCAGACCCGTTTACTTTGAATCCGCTTTCCTGGACGAGGATCAGGAAGAGGATATTATCGTTTGCCACTTCGGCTATGATATGGGTAGGCTTTCCTGGTATAAAAATACCGGTGGAAAATACAAGGAGCATATCATCAAGGATGTGCCAGGTGCAAGCAAGTTGTTGTTACAGGATATTGACCAAGATGGAGACCAAGACCTGATTGTTTTATTTGCACAAGGTGATGAAGGGGTTAGCATTTTTTATAATACCAAAGGAAATTTCAAAGAGGAACGCTTGTTGAGACTCCCCCCTATCTACGGCTCAAGTGATATGGAGTTTTTGGACTTTGATGGTGATGGCGATATGGATATTGTATTGGCCAATGGTGATAATGGCGATAAAACCTATTTTCTCAAGCCCTATCATGGCGTCCGAGTATTCCTAAATGATGGCCAATACCAATATACTGAACGTTATTTTTTCCCAATGTATGGCGCCACTAAAGTAAGGGCACGCGACTTTGATGGTGATGGCGATATGGACCTCGTGGCTAGTTCTTTTTTTGCTGATTATGAGGACGAGGGGAGTAAAAGTATCGCCTATCTTGAAAATAAAGGTGATTATCAATTCGATGTACACTATTTTCCAGCGGCAAAGGATGGGCGATGGCTCGTTATGGATGCTGGGGATATTGACCACGATGGAGATCAGGATATTATCTTTGGTTCATTTGTGCAAGGGCCTGTTGCCATACCGCCCAAAGTGTTGGAACGCTGGCGTTCATCAAAGAAACATGTGCTGTATTTGGAAAATACGCTACGGTAA